The proteins below are encoded in one region of Pseudonocardia sp. DSM 110487:
- a CDS encoding isopenicillin N synthase family oxygenase — MTSLTEFTEVPVVDVAGLRGAADEREQVAHELGAAAREVGFLYVTGTGIDPTLFDDLLRVTTAFFALPLDVKMRTYIGRSRNHRGYVPVGEEVFSGGTIDLKEAFDLGRDLPADDPDHVAGRMLGPNQWPDVPGFAAACTAWYEAVMALGRTLLSGFALALGERADVFDRHVTKPPSQLRLIHYPHDPDAADATGIGAHTDYECFTILKPTAPGLEVLNGAGEWIDVPPRDGAFVVNIGDMLETWTNGEFVATTHRVRKVNEERWSFPLFFNVDHDTLVAPLPRFVRDGEPERVALRAGEHLFAQTAQSFTYLKKRIAAGELVLPEGALALSSFGQEGRQAGA; from the coding sequence ATGACGAGCCTCACCGAGTTCACCGAGGTCCCCGTCGTCGACGTCGCCGGCCTGCGCGGCGCCGCCGACGAGCGGGAGCAGGTGGCGCACGAACTGGGCGCCGCGGCCCGCGAGGTCGGCTTCCTGTACGTCACCGGAACGGGCATCGACCCGACGCTCTTCGACGACCTGCTGCGGGTGACGACGGCGTTCTTCGCGCTCCCCCTCGACGTGAAGATGCGCACCTACATCGGCCGCTCCCGCAACCACCGCGGCTACGTGCCCGTCGGTGAGGAGGTCTTCAGCGGCGGCACCATCGACCTCAAGGAGGCCTTCGACCTCGGCAGGGACCTGCCCGCCGACGACCCCGACCACGTGGCAGGCCGGATGCTCGGGCCGAACCAGTGGCCGGACGTGCCGGGGTTCGCCGCGGCGTGCACCGCGTGGTACGAGGCCGTCATGGCGCTCGGCCGGACGCTGCTGTCGGGCTTCGCGCTGGCGCTCGGGGAGCGGGCGGACGTCTTCGACCGCCATGTGACCAAGCCGCCGAGCCAGCTGCGGCTGATCCACTACCCGCACGACCCGGACGCCGCCGACGCCACCGGCATCGGAGCGCACACCGACTACGAGTGCTTCACGATCCTCAAGCCGACCGCACCCGGCCTCGAGGTGCTGAACGGCGCAGGCGAGTGGATCGACGTGCCACCGCGCGACGGGGCGTTCGTCGTGAACATCGGCGACATGCTGGAGACCTGGACGAACGGCGAGTTCGTCGCGACGACCCACCGGGTCCGCAAGGTCAACGAGGAGCGCTGGTCCTTCCCGCTGTTCTTCAACGTGGACCACGACACGCTCGTCGCGCCGCTGCCGCGGTTCGTGCGGGACGGTGAGCCGGAGCGGGTCGCGCTGCGGGCGGGCGAGCACCTGTTCGCCCAGACCGCCCAGAGCTTCACCTACCTGAAGAAGCGCATCGCGGCGGGCGAGCTCGTGCTGCCTGAAGGTGCGCTCGCACTGTCGTCCTTCGGGCAGGAGGGGCGCCAGGCCGGCGCCTGA
- a CDS encoding XRE family transcriptional regulator, which yields MADTIDHGPAAREVDRPAAQEGRLERAIAAQVRRIRHASGATLAELAERTGISKPMLSKIENAQTSCSLTTLARLADALDVPVTTLFRGADAPREAVFTPAGAGARIVARGTRVGHDYTLLGALRGPHKRMEAHLVTLTERSEEFPLFEHPGTELLYMLEGEMVYGHGDSSYTMRPGDALQLDGEGTHGPQALVQLPIRFLSVVAYGEMHDQVP from the coding sequence ATGGCCGACACGATCGATCACGGCCCGGCAGCGCGCGAGGTCGACCGGCCGGCCGCGCAGGAGGGGCGGCTCGAACGCGCCATCGCCGCGCAGGTGCGGCGGATCCGGCACGCGTCGGGTGCCACCCTCGCCGAGCTCGCCGAGCGCACGGGCATCTCCAAGCCGATGCTGTCGAAGATCGAGAACGCCCAGACGTCCTGCAGCCTCACCACGCTCGCCCGGCTCGCCGACGCGCTCGACGTGCCGGTCACCACGCTGTTCCGGGGCGCCGACGCCCCGCGAGAGGCCGTCTTCACCCCGGCGGGGGCAGGCGCCCGCATCGTGGCGCGGGGCACCCGCGTCGGCCACGACTACACCCTCCTCGGGGCACTGCGCGGCCCGCACAAGCGGATGGAGGCCCACCTCGTCACCCTCACCGAGCGCAGCGAGGAGTTCCCGCTCTTCGAGCACCCCGGCACGGAGCTGCTCTACATGCTCGAGGGCGAGATGGTCTACGGCCACGGCGACTCGAGCTACACCATGCGCCCCGGCGACGCCCTCCAGCTCGACGGCGAGGGCACCCACGGACCCCAGGCGCTGGTGCAACTACCGATCCGTTTCCTCTCGGTGGTCGCCTACGGCGAGATGCATGATCAGGTTCCATGA
- a CDS encoding FAD-binding oxidoreductase, whose protein sequence is MPDVVIVGGGIEGCAAAWALAERGVTDVVIVERDTVGSGGTGKSSGVVRCHYGVSSLAAMANAALDVFENAGEVLGADVGFHQTGYVVGVGEQNVDALRASLADQRAVGVRTEEIGHAEVRTLWPVARLDDFAAFAWEPRGGYGDAYQTAQAFAAAARRTGVRLRQGSTVAEIVVEGGRATGVRLADGSMIPAGTVVVAAGPWSVPLLAARGIDLPITVHREQIVLVDPGVELGPVPVFSDLVSLQYVRPENSGEILFGNSDLSELEPADPDRYSNQASEAFLDLAVEKVGTRFPGLENASIASTYAGCYDVTPDFNPVISIAPVDGLVVAAGFSGHGFKISPSVGRLVADLVVDGKSSDPHVPESDFRLSRFAEGALLRSPHPYVGAGEMR, encoded by the coding sequence GTGCCTGATGTGGTGATCGTCGGCGGCGGGATCGAGGGGTGCGCCGCGGCGTGGGCGCTCGCCGAGCGCGGCGTCACCGACGTCGTGATCGTCGAGCGCGACACCGTCGGCTCGGGCGGCACCGGCAAGTCCTCCGGGGTGGTGCGCTGCCACTACGGCGTCTCCTCGCTCGCAGCGATGGCGAACGCCGCCCTCGACGTCTTCGAGAACGCCGGCGAGGTCCTCGGCGCGGACGTCGGGTTCCACCAGACCGGCTACGTCGTTGGCGTCGGCGAGCAGAACGTCGACGCGCTGCGCGCCTCGCTGGCCGACCAGCGGGCGGTCGGCGTGCGGACGGAGGAGATCGGCCACGCCGAGGTGCGGACGCTCTGGCCCGTGGCGCGCCTGGACGACTTCGCCGCCTTCGCCTGGGAGCCGCGCGGCGGGTACGGCGACGCGTACCAGACCGCGCAGGCCTTCGCCGCGGCCGCCCGCCGCACCGGGGTGCGACTGCGGCAGGGCAGCACCGTCGCCGAGATCGTGGTCGAGGGCGGGCGGGCCACGGGGGTGCGGCTCGCGGACGGGTCGATGATCCCGGCCGGCACCGTCGTCGTCGCGGCCGGACCGTGGTCGGTGCCGCTGCTCGCCGCGCGCGGCATCGACCTGCCGATCACCGTGCACCGGGAGCAGATCGTGCTCGTCGACCCCGGTGTCGAGCTCGGGCCGGTCCCGGTCTTCTCCGACCTCGTCTCGCTGCAGTACGTGCGGCCCGAGAACTCCGGCGAGATCCTCTTCGGCAACTCCGACCTCTCCGAACTGGAACCCGCCGACCCCGATCGCTACTCCAACCAGGCCTCCGAGGCATTCCTCGACCTCGCCGTCGAGAAGGTCGGCACCCGGTTCCCCGGGCTGGAGAACGCCTCGATCGCGTCGACGTACGCCGGCTGCTACGACGTCACCCCCGACTTCAACCCGGTCATCTCGATCGCCCCGGTCGACGGCCTGGTCGTCGCGGCGGGCTTCTCCGGGCACGGCTTCAAGATCTCCCCGTCGGTGGGACGGCTGGTGGCGGACCTCGTGGTCGACGGGAAGAGCTCCGACCCGCACGTCCCCGAGTCGGACTTCCGGCTCTCCCGCTTCGCGGAAGGCGCGCTCCTGCGCAGCCCGCACCCGTACGTCGGGGCAGGCGAGATGCGCTGA
- a CDS encoding FMN-binding glutamate synthase family protein codes for MIDPALRESATFDRATIAAIQHAADTGVYDIRGWGAKRRVPHFDDLLFLGASMSRYPLEGYRERCDTDVVLGDRNARYPLRLDIPVTIAGMSFGALSAQAKEALGRGASEVGTSTTTGDGGMTPEERGQSKHLVYQYLPSRYGMNPTDLRKADAIEVVLGQGAKPGGGGMLLGQKISDRVAAMRTLPAGIDQRSACRHPDWTGPDDLTIKILELREITDWEKPIYVKVGASRTYYDVKLAVAAGADVVVVDGMQGGTAATQEVFIEHVGIPTLAAIPQAVQALQELGLHRKVQLIVSGGIRTGADVAKAMALGADAVAIGTAALIALGDNHPRYADEYEALGSAAGFYDDYQDGRDPAGITTQDPELAARLDPVEGGRRLANYLRVLTMEAQTIARACGKAHVRHLEPEDLVALTIEAAAMARVPLAGTDWIPGTPRA; via the coding sequence GTGATCGATCCAGCCCTGCGTGAGTCTGCGACGTTCGACCGCGCCACCATCGCCGCCATCCAGCACGCCGCCGACACCGGCGTCTACGACATCCGCGGCTGGGGCGCGAAGCGCCGCGTGCCGCACTTCGACGACCTGCTGTTCCTCGGCGCGTCCATGTCCCGCTATCCCCTCGAGGGCTACCGCGAGCGTTGCGACACCGACGTGGTGCTCGGCGACCGCAACGCGCGCTACCCGCTGCGCCTCGACATCCCGGTGACGATCGCGGGGATGAGCTTCGGCGCGCTGTCCGCGCAGGCCAAGGAGGCCCTCGGACGCGGTGCCAGCGAGGTCGGCACCTCCACCACCACCGGCGACGGCGGCATGACCCCTGAGGAGCGCGGCCAGTCCAAGCACCTCGTCTACCAGTACCTGCCCTCCCGCTACGGGATGAACCCGACGGACCTGCGCAAGGCCGACGCGATCGAGGTGGTCCTCGGGCAGGGCGCCAAGCCCGGCGGCGGCGGGATGCTGCTCGGCCAGAAGATCTCCGACCGGGTCGCCGCCATGCGCACCCTGCCCGCGGGCATCGACCAGCGCTCCGCGTGCCGGCACCCGGACTGGACGGGCCCGGACGACCTCACGATCAAGATCCTGGAGCTGCGGGAGATCACCGACTGGGAGAAGCCGATCTACGTCAAGGTCGGCGCCTCGCGCACCTACTACGACGTGAAGCTCGCCGTCGCGGCGGGCGCCGACGTGGTGGTCGTCGACGGGATGCAGGGCGGCACGGCCGCCACCCAGGAGGTGTTCATCGAGCACGTGGGCATCCCGACGCTCGCCGCGATCCCGCAGGCGGTCCAGGCGCTGCAGGAGCTGGGCCTGCACCGCAAGGTGCAGCTGATCGTGTCCGGCGGCATCCGCACGGGTGCCGACGTCGCAAAGGCCATGGCGCTCGGTGCGGACGCCGTCGCGATCGGCACCGCGGCCCTGATCGCGCTCGGCGACAACCACCCCCGCTACGCCGACGAGTACGAGGCGCTGGGCTCGGCCGCCGGGTTCTACGACGACTACCAGGACGGCCGCGACCCGGCCGGCATCACCACCCAGGACCCCGAGCTCGCCGCACGGCTCGACCCGGTCGAGGGCGGCCGCCGCCTCGCCAACTACCTGCGCGTGCTGACCATGGAAGCCCAGACCATCGCCCGCGCCTGCGGGAAGGCGCACGTGCGGCACCTCGAGCCCGAGGACCTCGTCGCGCTCACCATCGAGGCCGCCGCGATGGCCCGGGTGCCGCTCGCGGGCACCGACTGGATCCCCGGGACGCCCCGTGCCTGA
- a CDS encoding glutamate synthase: MDPVTFDLSAAPLRELNAELHAPTSARYEVLNPKGAHAIAAGVRNPIDVQVRGHAGYYCAGMNDGGEITVHGNVGTGVAENMMSGAVRVRGDASQSAGATAHGGLLVIEGSASMRCGISMKGIDIVVGGDIGPMSAFMAQAGRLVVCGDAGDDLGDSIYEARIYVRGKVGSLGADCVEKPVRYEHRAELAELLAAAGLEHDPGEFRRFGSARRLYHFAVHNTY; encoded by the coding sequence GTGGACCCGGTGACGTTCGACCTGTCGGCCGCCCCACTTCGGGAGTTGAACGCCGAACTGCACGCGCCCACGTCGGCGCGCTACGAGGTGCTCAACCCGAAGGGCGCCCACGCGATCGCGGCCGGCGTCCGCAACCCGATCGACGTCCAGGTCCGCGGCCACGCCGGCTACTACTGCGCCGGGATGAACGACGGCGGCGAGATCACCGTGCACGGCAACGTCGGCACGGGCGTTGCGGAGAACATGATGTCCGGCGCGGTGCGGGTGCGCGGCGACGCCTCGCAGTCCGCGGGCGCCACCGCCCACGGCGGCCTTCTCGTGATCGAGGGATCCGCCTCGATGCGGTGCGGCATCTCGATGAAGGGCATCGACATCGTCGTGGGCGGCGACATCGGCCCGATGAGCGCGTTCATGGCCCAGGCCGGCCGGCTCGTCGTCTGCGGGGACGCGGGCGACGACCTCGGCGACTCGATCTACGAGGCCCGCATCTACGTGCGTGGCAAGGTCGGTTCCCTCGGCGCCGACTGCGTCGAGAAGCCGGTGCGCTACGAGCACCGCGCCGAGCTCGCCGAGCTGCTCGCCGCCGCAGGGCTGGAACACGACCCCGGCGAGTTCCGGCGCTTCGGATCCGCCCGGCGGCTCTACCACTTCGCCGTGCACAACACGTATTGA